Proteins encoded within one genomic window of Candidatus Sysuiplasma jiujiangense:
- a CDS encoding polymer-forming cytoskeletal protein, with product MKAGERFDRNYGGLERGYKFSGKQNFQTENINVSGSAELERADARKIIISGSAAVKSDVDCEELRCSGSVKAGGNISAETATVSGSFAADKNIHCENAVISGSCRIGGSFLASGTIEVAGSLACGGSITCDILDAAGRIGASSVSAGRFRVNGGGELGEVECVTAEINRERRKGRLKRLLGRMGYRGELRINSLHAREEVYIRYCSVNELTARRAVLSGGSVIRKLIYSDTFVVEEDAVVQETIKLQ from the coding sequence ATGAAGGCCGGAGAGCGGTTCGACAGAAACTACGGAGGCCTGGAAAGGGGCTACAAATTCAGCGGCAAACAGAATTTTCAGACAGAAAATATAAATGTGTCGGGCAGCGCCGAACTCGAACGCGCCGACGCCAGGAAGATCATCATCTCGGGCTCAGCCGCCGTCAAATCGGATGTCGACTGCGAAGAACTCCGGTGCAGCGGCTCAGTAAAAGCCGGCGGCAACATCAGCGCAGAAACAGCCACCGTATCCGGATCGTTTGCAGCGGACAAAAACATCCACTGCGAAAATGCCGTTATCAGCGGCAGCTGCAGGATTGGAGGCTCTTTCCTTGCATCCGGGACAATCGAGGTTGCGGGCAGCCTGGCTTGCGGCGGCTCCATTACATGCGACATACTGGACGCTGCAGGAAGGATCGGCGCTTCCTCCGTTTCTGCAGGCAGATTCCGTGTTAACGGAGGCGGTGAATTAGGCGAGGTGGAGTGCGTAACAGCTGAAATCAACAGGGAAAGAAGGAAGGGAAGACTGAAGAGGTTGCTGGGAAGGATGGGATACAGAGGCGAACTGAGGATAAACAGCCTGCATGCACGGGAGGAGGTGTACATAAGGTACTGCTCAGTGAATGAACTGACCGCCCGCCGGGCGGTTCTGTCCGGCGGAAGTGTCATCCGCAAACTGATTTACAGCGACACTTTTGTAGTCGAAGAAGATGCTGTCGTACAGGAAACAATAAAACTGCAGTGA
- a CDS encoding PKD domain-containing protein, with product MVAFSPEKVVFELIVPVYLLRGLSGETMHSEEILMEIRAYKKALSVLLIAALIVSSAALIMTEPAKNTARITSSVNKSQAPMGTTGGNILQVNVYGTLTGGAPLIPLTNAVVMLENTHYPSLTYTITFNSTTGYSITGAPTGPLEPGYYWINASAPGYFTGHLLSPVRFNDTASVSAQIRLMQIAESSSSNVTATVIVNNTQFAKTGLKGAFVQFMETGSVLAAYGEGNQTIYTGYTNSAGTLSITVSDKYNYTILASVDNLNSSYASAQEYFAPNYTSVTNVQISTSPTIKMSLPLAADMQASVSSSSGGILSGIRAYMLSYASTSIPLSERLFEGSVSSNLVSFFVPVGTYVAAINATGYASYISNVTVTAADIPGYLLPSVVLSSKFTSASPLSTTAIYYSQTVANWKNFTVSFNQSLDAGSPVYGVPFSFVPSARMQFALAFNNGYPSINSTSVIQSFIAGLGPEYTTTYNLLEVNSSPYLSNESAFSLTLSGIATGPITSGSAFSIVSTDTYTTMLSTLPQNSSSYSAVFVAAYNTTAMHYYNTVVLPPGFELYSNSTTSTGVSVSGHTTVVVYTTITSTGYATVSMAFKVGQKPVVKAAAASSRYSYAYTVGGVVKYYIVRAGMAINYTAQGSYDPSGGPLYYSWHWNTTNYSSSFTNTSSSVAPHTYYNYTTPGVFINITLTATTVTGDRANMTISVRVANDTTLTSVISVNNTAVSGKVYANQDVPFVVNGLKSKASISPGDNQGIIISYNFSWGDGIRNYTVISNTQSNLNASHSYAKAGNFTLNLTVTDEVGFTNTTSITVQVNKTLKPIVSFVVYNSKWKAAGGSVQENTTVHFNASATTDPDWNNSVLLFQWNFGDAHNTTNATQKGNVTYSRYLNLTGAQGGMNVTHIYTAISSTPLTVNLTVIAPNGVKASSTYSLVVTSEPRPDLRVVNITFKPKTFTQGTPGTITVNIMNIGNANASSAKVTLYAIAAQSGAKTKIGTITVFYNGTNKTSVSVIKPNQTVYGTIKWAPATFGNFTLKAETSAALQLSSVDNTGTQPIAVTQSQIAVYALYAGIVIIIVAVIAVIALRRRMPARGRDKGKGKGK from the coding sequence GTGGTAGCATTTAGTCCCGAAAAAGTTGTCTTCGAACTCATAGTACCCGTTTACCTTTTAAGAGGGTTGAGCGGGGAAACAATGCATTCGGAGGAAATATTAATGGAAATCAGGGCATATAAGAAGGCATTATCCGTGCTTTTGATTGCTGCATTAATCGTGTCGTCTGCAGCACTGATAATGACCGAACCAGCAAAAAACACGGCCAGAATAACGAGCTCGGTCAACAAATCGCAGGCCCCGATGGGCACAACCGGCGGCAACATTCTGCAGGTCAACGTATACGGCACCCTGACGGGCGGCGCTCCATTAATTCCTCTCACGAACGCGGTCGTGATGCTTGAAAACACACACTATCCTTCGCTGACCTACACTATCACGTTTAACAGTACCACCGGGTATTCAATAACAGGCGCACCGACTGGTCCGCTTGAACCAGGATACTACTGGATCAACGCTTCGGCTCCGGGATACTTCACCGGCCACCTCCTTTCACCCGTCCGATTCAACGACACAGCAAGCGTTTCGGCCCAGATACGCCTGATGCAGATAGCTGAGAGCAGTTCCAGCAATGTGACGGCAACAGTTATTGTGAACAACACGCAGTTCGCAAAGACAGGGCTTAAGGGTGCCTTTGTACAGTTTATGGAAACAGGATCGGTCCTGGCGGCATACGGCGAGGGCAACCAGACAATTTATACCGGTTACACCAACTCCGCGGGGACGCTTTCCATCACTGTGAGCGACAAATACAATTACACAATTTTGGCGTCCGTTGACAACCTCAATTCGAGCTATGCGTCGGCACAGGAATATTTTGCACCAAATTACACGAGTGTCACCAACGTGCAGATTAGCACCTCTCCCACAATCAAGATGTCTCTTCCGCTTGCAGCAGACATGCAGGCAAGCGTTTCCTCCTCTTCCGGGGGCATACTGTCCGGCATCCGGGCCTACATGCTCTCGTATGCCAGCACGTCAATACCGCTGTCCGAGCGCCTGTTTGAGGGCAGCGTTTCCTCGAATCTCGTTTCTTTCTTCGTGCCGGTGGGCACCTATGTTGCTGCAATAAATGCGACAGGCTACGCTTCGTATATTTCCAATGTCACCGTGACTGCCGCCGATATACCGGGCTATCTGCTTCCTTCCGTCGTTCTGAGCAGCAAGTTCACTTCGGCTTCCCCGCTGTCTACAACAGCAATTTACTATTCGCAAACTGTCGCAAACTGGAAAAACTTTACTGTAAGTTTCAACCAGTCTCTTGACGCCGGCAGTCCGGTGTACGGTGTTCCTTTCAGCTTTGTGCCAAGCGCGAGGATGCAGTTTGCCCTGGCGTTCAACAACGGCTATCCATCGATTAACAGCACTTCAGTGATACAGTCGTTTATCGCAGGACTCGGGCCCGAGTATACCACGACATACAACCTCCTGGAGGTTAACTCGTCTCCCTATCTGAGCAACGAATCCGCCTTTTCCCTGACGCTGTCCGGAATTGCAACCGGCCCAATAACATCGGGTTCCGCCTTCAGCATTGTTTCTACCGACACATATACGACAATGCTCTCCACGCTCCCGCAAAATTCATCGTCCTATTCGGCAGTGTTCGTTGCAGCATACAACACCACCGCCATGCATTATTACAATACTGTTGTCCTGCCGCCGGGATTCGAGCTGTACTCGAACTCCACGACTTCGACCGGCGTTTCTGTCTCAGGTCACACCACGGTGGTAGTGTATACCACGATAACATCCACCGGCTATGCAACCGTCTCAATGGCATTCAAGGTCGGCCAGAAACCGGTTGTCAAGGCGGCTGCTGCCTCCAGCCGGTACTCGTACGCCTACACGGTCGGCGGTGTTGTGAAATACTACATCGTCCGCGCCGGAATGGCAATAAACTACACCGCACAAGGCTCCTATGATCCTTCGGGCGGTCCGCTTTATTATTCATGGCACTGGAACACAACCAACTACAGCTCCTCTTTCACAAACACTTCAAGCTCCGTTGCCCCGCACACCTATTACAACTACACCACGCCCGGTGTTTTCATCAACATAACGCTTACCGCTACAACCGTCACGGGCGACAGGGCGAACATGACAATATCCGTCAGGGTTGCAAACGACACAACGCTTACTTCCGTGATAAGCGTGAACAACACGGCAGTTTCCGGAAAGGTTTACGCGAACCAGGATGTGCCGTTTGTCGTCAACGGCCTGAAGTCAAAGGCATCAATCAGTCCGGGAGACAACCAGGGCATCATCATCTCATACAACTTTTCATGGGGAGATGGCATACGCAACTACACTGTAATAAGCAACACGCAGTCCAACCTTAACGCATCGCATTCATATGCGAAGGCAGGCAACTTCACCCTCAACCTGACAGTGACAGACGAAGTCGGATTTACAAACACCACGAGTATAACGGTTCAGGTCAATAAGACGCTCAAGCCCATTGTATCATTTGTTGTCTATAACAGCAAGTGGAAGGCAGCGGGCGGCTCCGTTCAGGAGAATACCACGGTCCACTTCAACGCATCCGCAACAACCGATCCAGACTGGAACAATTCGGTACTCCTTTTCCAGTGGAATTTCGGTGATGCGCATAACACGACGAACGCCACACAGAAGGGCAATGTAACATACAGCCGCTATCTGAACCTCACGGGCGCACAGGGTGGAATGAACGTCACACACATCTACACCGCAATAAGTTCAACACCTCTTACCGTCAACCTGACTGTCATTGCTCCCAACGGGGTTAAAGCCTCGTCCACATATTCTCTCGTGGTCACATCGGAACCGAGGCCGGATCTCCGCGTCGTCAACATAACATTCAAGCCGAAGACCTTCACGCAGGGAACCCCCGGAACAATCACCGTCAACATCATGAACATCGGCAACGCCAATGCCTCGTCAGCCAAGGTGACCCTCTATGCCATCGCTGCCCAGAGCGGCGCAAAGACTAAAATCGGAACAATCACTGTCTTCTACAACGGTACGAACAAGACAAGTGTCAGCGTAATCAAGCCTAACCAGACTGTCTACGGAACAATCAAATGGGCACCGGCGACGTTCGGTAATTTTACACTGAAGGCTGAAACATCGGCGGCACTGCAGCTGTCATCCGTGGATAACACGGGAACGCAGCCCATCGCCGTAACACAGTCGCAGATTGCGGTGTATGCGCTCTACGCCGGCATAGTGATAATCATAGTTGCTGTCATAGCGGTAATCGCGCTGCGCAGGAGAATGCCCGCAAGAGGGCGCGACAAGGGCAAGGGCAAAGGGAAGTAG
- the prf1 gene encoding peptide chain release factor aRF-1 has protein sequence MEISERQRYDFKREIEKIASYQGRGTELISVYVPAGKVISDIASYLRDEQSQSSNIKSSTTRKNVQSAISSILSRLKGYKMVAPEHGIVFFVGTVPKSGDQTMMVQHVIEPPEPVTTFLYRCDSSFYLEPLLGMLEVKDVYGLIVIDRKEATIGFLKGQTIQVVKNMHSLVPSKHRMGGQSALRYERLIEIAANEYYKDVAELCTNAFLNVKNLAGILVGGPGSTKDFFVKEQYLHYELQKKIIDTFDTGYTDEYGLRELVEKARDRLKDLDIMKQKALIERLLAEIRKPDGGLAAYGIMEVMDALNMGAVSLLLVSEGLKKMSREYTCGSCGNVVTLIQSDNDTAAPKCGKCGGQTALTSERDLVDVMFEKAEQMDTDVELISADSEEGKMLLTAFSGVAAILRYRAGR, from the coding sequence ATGGAAATAAGCGAAAGACAGAGATACGATTTCAAGCGGGAGATAGAGAAGATAGCATCGTATCAGGGACGCGGAACAGAACTCATTTCCGTTTATGTGCCTGCCGGCAAAGTTATTTCGGACATTGCCAGCTACCTGAGGGACGAACAGTCCCAGTCGTCGAATATAAAGTCGTCGACAACAAGAAAGAACGTGCAGAGTGCAATTTCATCCATACTTTCCAGACTGAAAGGTTACAAGATGGTTGCTCCGGAGCATGGGATTGTTTTCTTCGTCGGAACGGTGCCTAAGAGCGGCGACCAGACAATGATGGTGCAGCATGTCATTGAGCCTCCGGAGCCGGTGACAACATTCCTTTACAGGTGCGATTCCTCATTCTACCTGGAACCGCTGCTCGGCATGCTTGAGGTAAAGGATGTCTACGGACTGATAGTAATTGACAGAAAGGAGGCGACAATCGGATTTCTCAAGGGGCAGACCATACAGGTTGTGAAGAACATGCATTCCCTTGTGCCCAGCAAGCACAGGATGGGAGGACAGTCGGCCCTCAGGTACGAGAGACTCATAGAGATCGCCGCGAACGAATATTACAAGGATGTCGCCGAATTGTGCACAAACGCCTTCCTGAACGTCAAGAATCTGGCCGGCATACTTGTCGGAGGGCCGGGGAGCACCAAGGATTTCTTCGTGAAGGAACAGTATCTGCACTACGAACTGCAGAAGAAGATAATAGACACCTTCGACACCGGGTATACCGACGAGTACGGATTGAGGGAGCTCGTCGAAAAGGCAAGGGACAGGCTCAAGGACCTTGACATAATGAAGCAGAAGGCACTTATTGAAAGACTCCTGGCGGAGATCAGGAAGCCGGACGGCGGCCTCGCCGCCTATGGCATCATGGAGGTCATGGATGCGCTGAACATGGGGGCCGTCTCCCTTCTGCTCGTGAGCGAGGGGCTGAAGAAGATGAGCAGGGAATACACATGCGGCTCCTGCGGCAACGTTGTAACACTGATACAGTCCGACAACGATACCGCTGCGCCGAAGTGCGGGAAGTGCGGCGGGCAAACGGCGCTTACCTCGGAAAGGGATCTTGTGGACGTCATGTTTGAAAAGGCGGAACAGATGGATACGGACGTGGAACTGATTTCGGCAGACTCCGAAGAAGGCAAGATGCTGCTCACTGCATTTTCCGGGGTGGCCGCAATACTCCGTTACAGGGCGGGCAGATGA
- the pyrH gene encoding UMP kinase: protein MAQEKIAISIGGSILVPDNEDTSYIKQLASALLDMLPSYKFLVVCGGGKIARYYITIGRSLGADESSLDELGIEVTRLNARLLITALGEKAYYKPAESIDEARLASNNYPIVVMGGTHPGQTTDAVAALAAEKIRAARIINATSVDGVYTDDPKINPSAKRIDRMTFRELMDKVVYSKMEAGSSFIFDPLGAKLISRSKIPTAVLHGRDIQQFIRAIKGEPFVGTMITSA, encoded by the coding sequence ATGGCACAGGAAAAAATTGCAATTTCAATAGGCGGCTCAATACTCGTCCCTGACAATGAGGATACATCATACATCAAACAGCTCGCCTCTGCTCTACTTGATATGCTGCCCTCTTATAAATTTCTTGTAGTCTGCGGAGGGGGAAAGATTGCACGCTATTACATAACCATCGGGCGCTCCCTCGGCGCCGACGAATCCTCCCTTGACGAGCTGGGGATCGAAGTCACCCGGCTGAATGCAAGACTGCTCATCACCGCGCTAGGGGAAAAGGCATACTATAAACCGGCCGAAAGCATCGACGAAGCCAGGCTGGCCTCCAACAACTACCCCATAGTGGTGATGGGAGGGACTCATCCAGGACAGACGACCGATGCAGTCGCCGCGCTTGCCGCTGAGAAGATCAGGGCCGCAAGAATAATCAATGCCACATCGGTGGACGGTGTTTACACAGACGATCCGAAGATCAATCCGTCTGCAAAGAGAATTGACAGGATGACATTCAGGGAACTGATGGACAAGGTTGTCTATTCTAAGATGGAGGCGGGTTCTAGCTTCATATTCGATCCGCTCGGGGCCAAGCTGATAAGCAGGAGCAAAATACCCACCGCAGTCCTTCACGGGAGGGATATACAGCAGTTCATCAGGGCGATAAAAGGCGAGCCGTTCGTCGGAACGATGATAACATCGGCCTAA
- a CDS encoding ABC transporter permease — MTDIISAYRLARRNLIVNTDPGTLVFLIMMPTIYLVFMGYMYGSLISGLSVGGHTINYISFLAPGIISFQALTAGAVAGSMLWSDRRYGMFEQILSCPYTRAEYLLGIIFTTMALSIFGALIMLLLSVLLRATVSLALTAIIAIVASLIFGSLFWGSFMLALAAKSRSNQMYNSIQILILFFASFASTVFYPVSANTPALLRYITVFNPLTYLTDAIRYGYVANFGMGFVTDEAILIAETLVMFVISLIFYRNVRIGVK, encoded by the coding sequence GTGACGGATATAATCAGCGCATACAGACTTGCAAGGCGGAATCTGATAGTAAACACTGATCCGGGCACACTTGTTTTCCTGATAATGATGCCCACGATATACCTGGTGTTCATGGGCTACATGTACGGTTCACTGATCAGCGGTCTGAGCGTCGGCGGCCATACGATAAACTACATCAGCTTTCTTGCCCCGGGAATAATTTCATTTCAGGCGCTGACCGCCGGAGCCGTGGCGGGCAGCATGCTGTGGTCCGACAGGCGATACGGCATGTTCGAGCAGATACTTTCCTGTCCGTACACACGCGCCGAATACCTTCTGGGCATCATATTCACCACAATGGCGCTGTCCATATTCGGAGCGCTGATAATGCTTCTTCTCTCCGTTCTGCTCAGGGCAACGGTTTCCCTTGCACTGACAGCCATAATCGCAATTGTTGCCAGCCTCATCTTCGGCAGCCTTTTCTGGGGATCATTCATGCTTGCTCTCGCCGCCAAATCCAGATCCAACCAGATGTACAACAGCATACAGATACTGATCCTGTTCTTCGCAAGCTTCGCAAGCACCGTGTTCTATCCCGTTTCCGCGAACACGCCTGCCCTGCTGCGCTACATAACGGTTTTCAACCCGCTGACGTATCTGACGGACGCGATAAGATACGGATATGTGGCTAACTTCGGCATGGGATTCGTAACGGACGAGGCCATACTGATTGCCGAAACACTGGTCATGTTCGTCATTTCCCTGATATTCTACAGGAACGTCAGGATAGGCGTGAAATAA
- a CDS encoding arginine--tRNA ligase codes for MNMDPLRQFIDEAEHHIVEAIRRRYGTDMTISLEIPGERADFSYPCFALAKKAGRDPSQIASELAADYRGIDLEFSATNGYLNVNVSGEKLASLTVSTILKAGREYGRTAMTEARINVEHTSINPNGPVHIGRARNAIIGDTLVRCMRQCGYSITSEYYVDDVGRQVVVLLWGVKHLVLEDTAESKEDRRLVRYYIAASDRAKTDPACAGDIQELQLRLDRGDTETVSAARQVADAVLSGIKKTLASINVSIDRYSYESDLIVSGRVREVIETMKRLPVAVEEDGAWYIPVGTKDGEDRFYFTRKDGTSLYTTRDVAYHMDKFSRSDRVIDVLGEDQKLGVRFLSDALNLIDSRMKPEFLFYSFVSLPSGRMSTRGGNFVLLDDLVEEGRKRAKQEVLRRRSDISDGEAEKIAVAVGTGALRYNIARIQPEKKVVFRWEDALNFEGNSAPFIQYAHARACSILEKAGKWETGALSYDEDAEIALCRQLAIFPSLLRDISRSMAVHRMAVYAQQLASLFNQFYRLVTVLKAPGEKRESRLALVDASRIVLEIALNCLGIEAPRSM; via the coding sequence ATGAATATGGATCCACTCCGGCAATTCATAGACGAGGCGGAGCACCATATCGTGGAGGCGATAAGAAGGAGATACGGCACCGACATGACAATCTCGCTTGAAATACCCGGGGAGAGGGCCGACTTTTCCTATCCCTGCTTCGCACTGGCAAAGAAGGCAGGCAGGGATCCGTCGCAGATAGCCTCCGAACTGGCGGCGGACTACCGGGGAATTGATCTTGAGTTCAGTGCGACGAACGGCTACCTCAATGTAAACGTGAGCGGCGAGAAACTTGCGTCGCTGACTGTCAGCACCATTCTCAAAGCAGGCAGAGAGTACGGCAGGACAGCCATGACGGAGGCACGGATAAATGTCGAGCACACATCAATCAACCCAAACGGTCCCGTGCATATCGGCAGGGCGAGGAATGCGATAATAGGCGACACGCTCGTGAGATGCATGAGGCAGTGCGGATACAGCATAACCTCCGAGTATTATGTCGACGACGTGGGAAGACAGGTGGTCGTTCTCCTCTGGGGTGTGAAACATCTGGTACTGGAAGACACCGCGGAGAGCAAAGAGGACAGAAGACTCGTCCGCTATTACATCGCGGCGAGCGACAGGGCTAAGACCGATCCTGCGTGCGCAGGCGATATCCAGGAGCTGCAGCTCAGACTGGACAGGGGCGATACGGAAACGGTAAGTGCTGCAAGACAGGTTGCGGATGCAGTTCTCTCAGGCATAAAGAAAACACTTGCATCGATCAATGTCAGCATTGACAGATACTCGTATGAGAGCGATCTGATAGTCAGCGGAAGGGTCCGTGAGGTTATCGAGACGATGAAAAGACTGCCGGTAGCTGTCGAGGAGGACGGCGCATGGTACATCCCCGTAGGCACGAAGGACGGGGAGGACAGATTCTATTTCACAAGGAAGGACGGAACCAGCCTCTACACGACAAGGGATGTTGCCTACCACATGGACAAATTCTCGAGGTCAGACAGGGTGATAGACGTCCTTGGGGAGGATCAGAAGCTCGGAGTCAGGTTCCTTTCGGACGCGCTGAATCTCATCGACAGCCGGATGAAACCGGAATTTCTTTTCTACTCGTTCGTCAGCCTGCCCTCCGGCAGGATGTCCACAAGAGGAGGCAACTTCGTACTCCTCGATGACCTGGTGGAGGAGGGAAGGAAGCGTGCGAAACAGGAAGTTCTCAGGAGGAGAAGCGATATCTCTGACGGTGAGGCCGAAAAGATTGCCGTTGCAGTGGGAACAGGGGCGCTGCGATACAATATTGCAAGGATCCAGCCGGAAAAGAAGGTTGTCTTCAGGTGGGAGGACGCGCTGAATTTCGAAGGCAACAGCGCACCGTTCATTCAGTATGCCCACGCCAGGGCGTGCAGCATACTCGAGAAGGCCGGAAAATGGGAGACAGGTGCGCTCTCATATGATGAGGACGCCGAAATTGCACTCTGCAGACAGCTCGCCATATTCCCCTCCCTTCTCAGGGATATATCCAGATCGATGGCGGTGCACAGGATGGCCGTGTATGCGCAGCAGCTTGCATCCCTCTTCAATCAGTTTTACAGGCTTGTCACAGTCCTGAAGGCGCCTGGCGAGAAGAGGGAAAGCAGGCTTGCACTTGTCGACGCTTCGAGGATTGTGCTGGAGATTGCGCTGAATTGCCTTGGAATCGAGGCACCACGTTCGATGTGA
- a CDS encoding ABC transporter ATP-binding protein produces MNTENVIDVENLRYRYGGERYAVDGITFGVSRGEIFGFLGRNGAGKTTTIKVLTTLMAPTSGSARVLGTDVRKGGKALRRRMGVVLQDDSFDFTTVEKALDLYGAMWGVRRDLRRRRIDELVAFFELEDERKKRLWDLSGGQRRRVQVAREFMHDMELLFLDEPTVGLDTVTRRKILDMVKKRTSEGLTVFFTTHNLEEADYVCDRVAIIDHGHILANDTVSMLKRKYSGMKTVEAAFTEEQRVVTPLLQGITDARIEIPQTQGEPYRIVSSETEETLRNIVEVSVKGGLHISFLNIHPVTLEDVFLNTVSGVVQ; encoded by the coding sequence GTGAATACGGAAAATGTCATCGATGTAGAGAATCTCAGATACCGGTACGGCGGGGAACGCTATGCCGTCGACGGCATTACATTCGGTGTCAGCAGGGGCGAAATTTTCGGTTTCCTGGGAAGGAACGGAGCCGGCAAGACAACGACGATTAAGGTGCTGACGACACTCATGGCACCGACTTCAGGCAGTGCCCGGGTGCTCGGCACTGACGTCAGGAAGGGAGGAAAGGCACTCCGCAGGAGGATGGGTGTTGTCCTGCAGGACGATTCATTCGATTTCACGACTGTCGAGAAGGCGCTGGATCTTTACGGTGCAATGTGGGGTGTACGGAGAGATCTGAGAAGGAGGAGAATAGACGAACTCGTGGCCTTTTTTGAACTGGAGGACGAACGGAAAAAGAGGCTGTGGGATCTTTCCGGCGGACAGCGGAGAAGAGTCCAGGTTGCGCGGGAATTCATGCACGATATGGAACTTCTCTTTCTGGATGAGCCTACAGTCGGGCTCGATACTGTCACCAGGAGGAAGATCCTTGACATGGTGAAGAAGAGAACGTCTGAGGGGCTCACCGTTTTTTTTACGACGCATAATCTGGAGGAGGCCGACTACGTCTGCGACCGTGTCGCAATAATAGACCATGGCCACATACTGGCAAACGACACAGTTTCAATGCTGAAGAGAAAATATTCGGGAATGAAAACTGTCGAAGCCGCGTTTACGGAGGAACAGCGTGTCGTGACTCCGCTGCTTCAGGGAATTACCGATGCACGCATAGAGATACCGCAGACTCAGGGCGAACCGTACAGAATAGTCAGTTCTGAAACGGAAGAGACTCTCAGGAATATTGTGGAGGTATCCGTGAAAGGCGGGCTGCATATCAGCTTCCTCAATATTCATCCGGTTACGCTGGAGGATGTCTTCCTGAACACTGTCTCAGGGGTGGTGCAGTGA
- a CDS encoding winged helix-turn-helix domain-containing protein produces the protein MERVTSTQELLRIMKVMANPVRLRIIASLEREPKHIYALAKELKLSYPLVHLYLNSLEKAGLVTAVTETGVEDERERKIYRISPFRIVLTPEMIRKVEEAS, from the coding sequence GTGGAAAGAGTCACGAGTACTCAGGAGTTGCTCAGAATAATGAAAGTAATGGCGAACCCTGTCAGACTGAGGATAATAGCGTCGCTTGAGAGAGAGCCGAAGCACATATATGCACTTGCAAAGGAACTGAAACTTTCCTATCCGCTCGTGCACCTCTACCTCAATTCCCTTGAGAAAGCAGGTCTTGTGACCGCCGTGACTGAGACCGGGGTCGAGGATGAGAGGGAGAGAAAGATCTACCGCATAAGTCCTTTCAGGATAGTGCTGACGCCCGAGATGATCAGGAAAGTCGAGGAGGCGTCCTGA